The Chitinophaga lutea genome contains the following window.
TATGGATGTGGACGGCCAGTACCGCGGCACTGACCTGAAAATCCACAAAGCCGAAGGTTTCGACAACTACAGCGTGTTCTCCCTCTGGGATACCCACAGGGCCCTCCACCCGCTCATGACGCTCATCAACCAGCAGAAAACCAACGACTGGATCAATACCTTCCTGGCGCAATATAAATACGGCGGCATGCTGCCGGTATGGGAACTGAGCGGCAACGAAACCTTCTGCATGATCGGTTACCATTCCGTGCCCGTGATCGTAGACGCCTACCAGAAAGGCATCCGCGGCTACGACGCCAGATACGCCCTCGAAGCCATGCGCAGCTACGCGGAAGGGGAACGTTTCGGCATGCAGCACTACATCCGCCAGGGTTACCTGAGCATGGACACGCAGCCGGAATCGGTATCGCGCACGCTGGAGTATTCGTACGACGACTGGTGCATCGCACAGATGGGAAAAATGCTCGGCAACACCGAAGTGTTTAACCGTTATATGAAACGCGCCCAGTCGTACAAAAACCTCTACGACGCCTCTACCGGCTTTATGCGCGGCAAAATCGGCGGCCGCTGGATGAGCCCCTTCGACCCTACCGAGGTGAACAACTTCTTCACCGAAGCCAATTCCTGGCAGTACAGCTTCGCCGTTCCGCAGGATGTGAGCGGGATGATCAGGCTTTATGGCGGCAAGGAAAAATTCACCAAAAAACTGAACCTGCTATTCACCACCGAAGATAAACTCTCCGGCCGCCACCAGTCGGACATTACCGGCCTCATCGGCCAGTATGCCCACGGGAACGAGCCGAGCCATCATATCGCTTACCTTTTCAACTACCTCGGCCAGCCCTGGCGCACGCAGGAACTGGTGCACCAGGTGATGACCACGCTGTACCACAATGCGCCCGACGGGCTGAGCGGCAACGAAGACTGCGGCCAGATGAGCGCATGGTACGTGATGAGCGCCATGGGCATCTACCCGGTAACGCCCGGCGCGGGCACTTATGCCCTCGGCACGCCCACCTTCGACGAGGTGAAGCTGCATTTCGAGAACGGCAAATCGTTCACCATCAAAGCCAGCCAACTCTCTGACAAAAATTTTTATGTACAGGGCGTCAAAGTGAACGGCAAAGCGCTCCCCAATTCGTGGATCGCGCACAGCACCATGATGCAGGGCGGCAGCATGGAATTCACCATGGGCGCAACACCCAATAAAACATGGGCCGCAACCGACGCGAACGTGCCACACAGCAGCATCGCCAGCAACCAGATCGTAGCCGTGCCGTACGCGGAAGCGGCTTCCGACCGGTTTACCGCCACCATGAAGGTATCGCTGAAAGAAGTGGAGCCCAACACCGTTATTTATTATACGCTGGATGGCTCCACCCCTACCAGCCGCTCCACGAAATACACGCAGCCCGTCACCCTGAACAAAACCACCACGCTCAAAGCGGTGGCTTTCCGCAACGGCCAGTACAGCCAGGTGATGCAGACGCCTTTCTACCTCATCCCCACCGATAAAACCATC
Protein-coding sequences here:
- a CDS encoding GH92 family glycosyl hydrolase; translation: MKNWLVALALGVACAAQAQQKDYAEKVNPFIGTGGHGHTYPGPSMPFGMVQLSPDTRLKGWDGCSGYHYTDSVMYGFSHTHLSGTGIEDYCDVLLMPVTGKPSWNNEEYASPFSHRNEKAYAGFYSVLLDKYNVKASLTATKRVGLHKYEFPASAQEGHVLLDLYHRDIVINSSLKVVNDSTVIGMRRSTSWAKDQILFFAMKFSRPFRSHTVALSDSTKGALPQAEGRNIKAYFTFNTAQPLYVKVAISGVSEAGALKNLDAEMPGFDFDKTLADAKAAWNKELGKIEVKGGTADQQAIFYSALYHACLNPNLYMDVDGQYRGTDLKIHKAEGFDNYSVFSLWDTHRALHPLMTLINQQKTNDWINTFLAQYKYGGMLPVWELSGNETFCMIGYHSVPVIVDAYQKGIRGYDARYALEAMRSYAEGERFGMQHYIRQGYLSMDTQPESVSRTLEYSYDDWCIAQMGKMLGNTEVFNRYMKRAQSYKNLYDASTGFMRGKIGGRWMSPFDPTEVNNFFTEANSWQYSFAVPQDVSGMIRLYGGKEKFTKKLNLLFTTEDKLSGRHQSDITGLIGQYAHGNEPSHHIAYLFNYLGQPWRTQELVHQVMTTLYHNAPDGLSGNEDCGQMSAWYVMSAMGIYPVTPGAGTYALGTPTFDEVKLHFENGKSFTIKASQLSDKNFYVQGVKVNGKALPNSWIAHSTMMQGGSMEFTMGATPNKTWAATDANVPHSSIASNQIVAVPYAEAASDRFTATMKVSLKEVEPNTVIYYTLDGSTPTSRSTKYTQPVTLNKTTTLKAVAFRNGQYSQVMQTPFYLIPTDKTIQVLSKIHPQFEAGGPDGLIDGIRGQDDFRLGAWQSHYPGNLEAIVDLKAPRQLKKLGLSVLQDLGVWIWYPTQVEFFVSDNGKDFSSAGVVKNTFSDREYGSFTQVLSLPVNIRTRYVKVVATTHGIIPDWHPGKGEPCHIFADEIIIE